The sequence GTTCTCTCTCGTCGAGGTCGTCGTGGCGATGGTCCTGCTCACCTCGGGCCTCCTTTGCCTGGCGGCGTCGGCCCGCGCGGTGACCTGGCTGACGACGCAGGGCGCGCGGATCGGCGGCGCGGCGGTCGTCGCTTCGGCCCGCATCGAGCAGCTGCGCGCGGCGTGCGCGGGCGCGGGCGCGGGCCAGGCGACGTCGGGCGTGTTCACCGAGCGCTGGACGGTCGCGGCCTCGGGGCCGCTGCGCTCGGTCACGCTGAACGTCTCATTCCCGGATCCGCGGGGCCGGCGTGGCGCCGCCTTCGCCGCCCTGCTCTGGTGCGCCCCGGCGTCCCCGTGAGCCGCGCGGCAAGTCGGTCCGGGTTCACGTTGGTCGAGCTGCTCGTCGCGCTCGTGCTCTCGGCCGTGGTGCTCGGCGCCGTCTACCCGGTGCTGTGGAACAACCAGCGGTTCTTTCGGGCCCAGGCCGAAATCGTCGGAGTCCACCAAAACGTGCGGGCCGTAGCACACATCCTCGCGGCGGAGCTTCGCCAGGTCTCGGCCGCGGACGGTGACATCGTCGCGATGTCGGAC is a genomic window of Gemmatimonadales bacterium containing:
- a CDS encoding prepilin-type N-terminal cleavage/methylation domain-containing protein → MKRSPCSSREGFSLVEVVVAMVLLTSGLLCLAASARAVTWLTTQGARIGGAAVVASARIEQLRAACAGAGAGQATSGVFTERWTVAASGPLRSVTLNVSFPDPRGRRGAAFAALLWCAPASP